The nucleotide window AAGGATTTCATGATTCAGGGTGGTGACCCAAAGACAAAGCCAGGTGGATACCAAAAGCTCACTGAGTGGGGAACGGGCGATGCTGGCTATACCATTCCTGGCGAATTCAATACTATTTCTCACAAGAGAGGAATAGTATCAATGGCGCGGGGCGGTGATCCAGATAGTGGAAGCTCACAGTTTTTCATAGTTCACAAGGACACACCTGCACTAGACCAAAGTTATGCAGTGTTTGGCAGAATTACAACTCAGACAAGCTATGACACTTTGGACAAAATAGCAAACTTGGAAAATCCAGGTGAGCCAACAAACAACATCCCATATGATTGGGGCAAAGGCGAGATCCTCAAGGCCGAAGTAAAGAACCGATCAGACATTACAGATCTGCTAGAACAAGGCGAGCCTGAGCGAGTTGCACCAAAAACTACCGAGACCGTCCCATACTCTAATGACAAGCTAGGATTTTCATTTGTACCACCAGCAGGATGGTTTACACAAGAGCCACCAAAGCGAAACCCCGAAACACCAGACGTGGTAGCTGTTGGTGATAAAATTGGTGGATTCACACCGGCAATCTCGGTTTCTGTCAAACCAACAAACGGGACTACACTAGATGATTATTCTGAAAAAATTAAGCAAACACTAAAACCAGCAATAGACTCCGGTGTTCTCACCATATTGGATGAGCAAAAAACAATGATTAAAGGCAATGATGGCTACATACGTGAAGCATTAGGCAAATTCAACACTACATCTGGCCAGATCAAAGTAAAGTTCAAGGAAGTTGTGATGCATTCTGGCGACAAATTCTATATCATAACCTACACAAACAGCGAGAACAATTTTGATGCTACAATACCCAAATTTAATGCAGCACTTGAATCGTTTAGTACAACTGCACTACCAACAGATGATAGTAAGAAAGATGTACCAAAACTCCCGGGACAGTGCGCAATTGCAACTGCAGCATTTGGCACGGAGCTTGCCCCACAAGTCCAAATCTTGAGGGAAATCCGAGCCAGTACCCTATTTGGTACTGGCTCTGGCACTGTATTCATGGCTGGCTTTAACGAATTTTACTATACATTCAGCCCTACAATAGCTGATTTAGAAAGACAAAACCCAATCTTCAAGGAAATGGTAAAAGTAACCATAACACCTATGCTTTCTACTCTGTCAATTCTGAATCATGTCAATATTGATTCCGAGCAGGAAATGTTAGGATATGGAATCGGAATCATTCTATTGAATATAGGGATGTATTTTGTCATTCCAGCAATAATCATAGTAAAAATAAAAAATAGATTTTGGAGCTAGTGCAAAAATCTCGGAATTTTTTTTGCTATATGAGCAATAGAGATTCTGCCTGGGCCCATGGTTATGATGCACAGGTTTGCTGCAAGCAAGATCAGATCAAGCTCGTATGAGCCTTGGCCAGTGAGGTTTTCTGCTTTTTTGACGTGAAATATCGCGCCAAGCATTATGATTGATAATATTGAAGCAGAGATTCGATTCAAAACTCCAATGATTAGCAAAATTCCACCAATACTTTCAGCAAGAGCAATCGGCATTACCATTTCTGCTGGCATCCCAAGGCTTCCCAAAAAGCCGCCAAAGCCTGGATTTGCAGTCTTGCCGACTCCATGCACTAGAAAGATGACACCAACAGCTAGTCTGAGACCTAGATGTGTGATGTCGTTTATCTTTCCCTCTTTGATGTTAGCTTCCATTGTTGTTCAGGCCGTTGACGATATAATAAAAGGTACTACCAAATTACTATTGAGAACTTGGTTAGCTCATCACCCATAGAATACAAAAAGAGAATGATCAAAACATGGAATGAAATCGCACCTCGTTATCATAAGAGATGGGCAGGCAAAAGCATAGGACCGTTCCAGAGCACACAAAAACTAGTAAAGATGGCAAAGCTTCGCCGTGGCAATTTGGTGCTTGATTTGGCGTGCGGGACAGGCGCAGTAACCAAAGAGATCACATCAAAAATTGGAAGATTTGGGCATGTAATAGGCGCAGATAGCTCTCAAACAGCGCTGTCCATAGCAAAAAGATCAATCAAGGCAAAAAACGTAGACTTTGCCATACTTGACGCAGAAAACTTTGCGTTTAATCAGAAATTTGATGTCATAACATGTCAGTATGCATTGTTCTTTTTTCCAAATGCTGCCAAGGCATTATCTAACATAAAAAAATCACTTAGAAAAAACGGTACACTAATCGTTGCAACTCATGGTGCTGGTAGTACGGTCCCATATTTTTCCAGTATCTTGGATTCTGTGCAGAAATTCATCCCGGATTATATTTCGTCTGGAGCGCCAGATCTGGATAGGTTTGGAACCAAGGCAGGCCTCAAAAAGGCAATTACAAAGGCCGGCTTTTCACACATTACAATACAAGAGTACAAGTTCTGGTATTCACCTGGTACATTTTCAAAATATTGGTCTGACTATCTCAAATACTTGGCAAAGCCACTAAAAGAAAAGCTGGACAAGCTCACACCAAAACAAAAAGAAGAACTAAAACAAGCAATCAAGCAAAAAACCATTCCTTATACCAAAAATAATACAATCAAGTTTCCCTGGAAAATACTAATCCTGTCTGCAAAAAACTCTTAACAAAAATTGTTGGGCCGTTTCCAATTTTTTTATTGGAAGCACATACCCAACAAAATGACTCCACGTAATCATACTATACTAATATCGTAATTAGACGCGTGTATGTCTAAAATGATCATCCCACTCATGATCCTATCCACATGATTTGTGAGGAAAAACTGGATAAAAAATACAATTTTAGGCACTAATCACAGAATGATCAGTTCTTTGGTGAAACGGTGCATGTTGATTGGTTTTACTCTCACTATAACTGAATCTTCGATTCGCACGCCAAATTTACCTGGAATATAGATTCCTGGCTCTACAGTGATTGCCATATTTTTTTGCAGAATGGTTGTACTCTTTTGTGATATTGTGGGAAATTCGTGGACCTCAAGGCCGATTCCATGTCCTGTCGAATGGATGAAAAATTTTCCGTAATTTTTTTGGTTGATATGATCTCTACATGCATCATCCACACTCTTGCATGAAACATTTGGCTTGATAGCTGCCAGTCCATTTTTTTGTGATTCCTTGACTATTTCATAGACTTCTTTTGCCTGGTCTGATACTTTTTCCAAACCAAAGGTTCTGGTCGCATCACTGACATAGCACTTGTAGCGCAATGTGAGATCTACTACGATAAGATCACCACTTGCAAATTTTCGATTTGTTACCTGTGCGTGTGGCAATGCGCCGTTTGGCCCACCGGCAATTATCAGAGGATTCAAAGTGGAGCGATAACCCGTAGCAAACATTTCCTGCTCCATTGCAAACGCCATTAGCTTTGATTGCAGCTCGGACTCGCGCACACCTTTAGCAATTTTTTTTGTGCACAACTCGTACATCTCATCTAGGATTTTTGATGCTTTTTTGAGAATCGTAATTTCAGACTCGTCCTTTATTTCACGAGCGCGATAGAAAGGATCCGTTGAATGTTTTATGGTTGGGATAGATTTTTTGAGTGACTCCATTGTGTTGTAATTTTGGCAGTCGGTGCAGACCTTTTTACCCCTAAGCATCATCACAAGGCTGGACAACAATCCGACTCCTCTCTCTGATGTTACCACATCACAATCAATCGCATCATCTTTTGCTCTACCTGCCTCTAGCTCTGGCGCAATTATTGTGGTCTTGCCGTTTTTTTCCAAGACACCGATTGCCTCACCCCAAAACCCAGTCAGATAAAACAGGTTTTCTGGCTCAAAGCACACCAGCGTGTCACAGTCGATTTTTTGTGCATGCTTTAGTAGCGTTTTTCGGCGCTGCTTCATGCGTGTTTTGCCATATCCTAGTGAATTAATCTTTGTTGGAACATTTGTATACTGGAAAACGAAATTTTGTCTAGTTGGAAGAAAAGAAAAAAGTTGTTGCACTGTTATCTGGTGGATTAGACAGTCAGCTAGCTGTCAAGATGATGCAAAAACAAGGCTTTGAAGTATCTGCTGTTGCCATCAAGACTCCATTTTGTGATTTTGATTGCGGCCGTGGTTGTGGTTTTGAAATAAGAGAAAGAGCAGACGCACTAAATGTTAATCTAAAAACAGTTTACCTCGGTGATGAATACATCGAGATGCTAAAGAATCCAAAATATGGGTTTGGCTCTGGCATGAATCCATGCATTGACTGCCGATCCATGATGTTCAAGGCTGCAAAAAAACACATGGACGAGATCGGAGCTGAATTTATCATATCTGGTGAAGTATTGGGCCAAAGGCCAATGAGTCAGCACGGACCAGCACTGAGAACAATAGAAAAGGAATCAGGCCTTGAAGGATACATCGTCCGACCACTATCTGCTGCATTACTGCCAAAGACCATTCCAGAAGAGACTGGTCTCATAAAACGCGAAGATTTGGGAAAGATTCGCGGACGCACTCGACGAATGCAGCTTGATATGGCAAAGGAATTTGGAATTGAAAACCCGCCAAACGCTGGAGGTGGATGCCTTCTGACTGATCCTGCGTTTGGACTGCGAGCTAAAGACTTGTTTGCACATGTAGAGACTCCAACAGTAAATGACATTGATCTTCTAAAGATTGGCAGACATTTTAGACTAGATAACAAAACAAAACTAATTGTTGGAAGAAACAAAGATGAAAATGATGTCATAAAGGCATTGGCTCTACCAAATGATTTACTGTTCACTGCAAAGGATCACATGGGCCCAGTCTCTATGCTTCGCGGAGAAAATCTACAAGACCACAAATCACTCTGTGCATCCGTAACACTGCGATACTCTGATGCACCAAAAGAAACAGACCAAACAGTAATCATTCAACATGGTGAGCAAAACTTGGAAATATCTGCAAAGAGTGCTGCCGAGTCTGATTACATCCACTTTAGGGTTTAGGAACAAAACTGGACGTTTGTGCGTAATTTTTTGCGAAAGACTTTTTGAGGGAGTATTTACGAATCATAATAACCACAATGCAAAAAACCGAAAGCCCGACTTATCTTAAGGCAATCACAATTCGTGATCAGAGCGACATTCACTCCATCAAAGATGACATGAAAAAAAACATGATCCTAATTTTGCGAGTAACACCACTGGCGCAAAAAGATGTCGAGCAGCTACGCAAGCTAGTCGAAGAACTATATGCACAGGCAAAAAACTTTAATGCAGACATTGCAAGACTTGGCGAAGAGCGAATCATTGTTACACCTCCTGGCGTAAAAATCTGGAAGCCGGAATACGATCTGAAATAATATTAAAACTGCGCGGATAATTTCTACGTCCTCTTAATATCGATTAACCCGAGAAAATTTTGTAATTGCATAAAATTCATCTGGGAATGTTTGCAGTTATTCTGTCAGTAGCTGTGCCGTTTGCATTTGCAGAATCTGATCACGCCAAAACAATCACAGAGTGTGAGGCCATCTATCCCGAGCTTGAAACACTTGGCAAGGCCAAATTCTTGCAGAGATATGCACATCATCCAGACATTCGAAGCTGTCTTACCTTGTATAATGACATCACATGGTTCTCAGAGGGCTCTGATCGCACAGATCGGCTGATCGC belongs to Candidatus Nitrosotenuis cloacae and includes:
- a CDS encoding peptidylprolyl isomerase, producing MQYSVVVSVVVGLLLAGLIPVFAETEISDKVVVLTTQSGEIVIELFPADAPRTVENFLNLTGQKFYDRTVFHRVIKDFMIQGGDPKTKPGGYQKLTEWGTGDAGYTIPGEFNTISHKRGIVSMARGGDPDSGSSQFFIVHKDTPALDQSYAVFGRITTQTSYDTLDKIANLENPGEPTNNIPYDWGKGEILKAEVKNRSDITDLLEQGEPERVAPKTTETVPYSNDKLGFSFVPPAGWFTQEPPKRNPETPDVVAVGDKIGGFTPAISVSVKPTNGTTLDDYSEKIKQTLKPAIDSGVLTILDEQKTMIKGNDGYIREALGKFNTTSGQIKVKFKEVVMHSGDKFYIITYTNSENNFDATIPKFNAALESFSTTALPTDDSKKDVPKLPGQCAIATAAFGTELAPQVQILREIRASTLFGTGSGTVFMAGFNEFYYTFSPTIADLERQNPIFKEMVKVTITPMLSTLSILNHVNIDSEQEMLGYGIGIILLNIGMYFVIPAIIIVKIKNRFWS
- a CDS encoding DoxX family protein, with product MEANIKEGKINDITHLGLRLAVGVIFLVHGVGKTANPGFGGFLGSLGMPAEMVMPIALAESIGGILLIIGVLNRISASILSIIMLGAIFHVKKAENLTGQGSYELDLILLAANLCIITMGPGRISIAHIAKKIPRFLH
- a CDS encoding class I SAM-dependent methyltransferase, which produces MVSSSPIEYKKRMIKTWNEIAPRYHKRWAGKSIGPFQSTQKLVKMAKLRRGNLVLDLACGTGAVTKEITSKIGRFGHVIGADSSQTALSIAKRSIKAKNVDFAILDAENFAFNQKFDVITCQYALFFFPNAAKALSNIKKSLRKNGTLIVATHGAGSTVPYFSSILDSVQKFIPDYISSGAPDLDRFGTKAGLKKAITKAGFSHITIQEYKFWYSPGTFSKYWSDYLKYLAKPLKEKLDKLTPKQKEELKQAIKQKTIPYTKNNTIKFPWKILILSAKNS
- a CDS encoding M24 family metallopeptidase gives rise to the protein MKQRRKTLLKHAQKIDCDTLVCFEPENLFYLTGFWGEAIGVLEKNGKTTIIAPELEAGRAKDDAIDCDVVTSERGVGLLSSLVMMLRGKKVCTDCQNYNTMESLKKSIPTIKHSTDPFYRAREIKDESEITILKKASKILDEMYELCTKKIAKGVRESELQSKLMAFAMEQEMFATGYRSTLNPLIIAGGPNGALPHAQVTNRKFASGDLIVVDLTLRYKCYVSDATRTFGLEKVSDQAKEVYEIVKESQKNGLAAIKPNVSCKSVDDACRDHINQKNYGKFFIHSTGHGIGLEVHEFPTISQKSTTILQKNMAITVEPGIYIPGKFGVRIEDSVIVRVKPINMHRFTKELIIL
- a CDS encoding DUF814 domain-containing protein, which produces MEEKKKVVALLSGGLDSQLAVKMMQKQGFEVSAVAIKTPFCDFDCGRGCGFEIRERADALNVNLKTVYLGDEYIEMLKNPKYGFGSGMNPCIDCRSMMFKAAKKHMDEIGAEFIISGEVLGQRPMSQHGPALRTIEKESGLEGYIVRPLSAALLPKTIPEETGLIKREDLGKIRGRTRRMQLDMAKEFGIENPPNAGGGCLLTDPAFGLRAKDLFAHVETPTVNDIDLLKIGRHFRLDNKTKLIVGRNKDENDVIKALALPNDLLFTAKDHMGPVSMLRGENLQDHKSLCASVTLRYSDAPKETDQTVIIQHGEQNLEISAKSAAESDYIHFRV
- the sepF gene encoding cell division protein SepF is translated as MQKTESPTYLKAITIRDQSDIHSIKDDMKKNMILILRVTPLAQKDVEQLRKLVEELYAQAKNFNADIARLGEERIIVTPPGVKIWKPEYDLK